From Cellulomonas dongxiuzhuiae, the proteins below share one genomic window:
- a CDS encoding putative F420-0 ABC transporter substrate-binding protein, with protein MPRARRHTVPASPSPLTRRTRRAGLAAVAAACTLAVAACSTGAPAAAPSPAPSDAPATYTPVTLDNCGTEVTFDAPPQRVVTIKSSTTETLLALGLADVLVGTAFADGPVPERWAADVADVPVLSDKVPGQEALLEAEPDLVYAGWESNLSTDGAGERSTLADLGIATYVSPSACKAPGYQPDPLSFDDVLDEIREVGDVFGVPDAAEQVVAEQQATLDAIEPVDGGTAVWWSSGTDTPYVGAGIGAPQMLLAAAGLSNVFADVHDTWTSVGWEQVVAADPDVLVLVDSAWNSAQKKMDFLATHPAASQLTAVREQRYVVVPFAATEAGVRNAQAAADVADAVRALDAGTPAPDATTED; from the coding sequence ATGCCTCGCGCCCGCCGTCACACCGTCCCCGCCTCCCCGTCCCCGCTCACCCGCCGCACGCGCCGTGCGGGGCTCGCCGCCGTCGCCGCGGCCTGCACCCTCGCCGTCGCGGCCTGCTCGACGGGAGCGCCGGCAGCCGCGCCCTCCCCCGCGCCGTCCGACGCGCCGGCGACCTACACGCCCGTCACGCTCGACAACTGCGGCACCGAGGTCACGTTCGACGCGCCCCCGCAGCGTGTCGTGACCATCAAGTCGTCGACGACCGAGACGCTGCTCGCCCTGGGCCTGGCGGACGTGCTCGTCGGCACGGCCTTCGCCGACGGCCCCGTGCCGGAGCGGTGGGCCGCGGACGTCGCCGACGTGCCGGTCCTGTCCGACAAGGTCCCCGGCCAGGAGGCGCTCCTCGAGGCCGAGCCGGACCTCGTCTACGCCGGCTGGGAGTCGAACCTCAGCACCGACGGCGCGGGCGAGCGGTCGACCCTCGCGGACCTCGGCATCGCCACCTACGTCTCGCCGAGCGCCTGCAAGGCCCCGGGCTACCAGCCGGACCCGCTGAGCTTCGACGACGTGCTCGACGAGATCCGTGAGGTCGGGGACGTCTTCGGCGTCCCGGACGCCGCGGAGCAGGTCGTGGCCGAGCAGCAGGCGACGCTCGACGCGATCGAGCCCGTCGACGGCGGCACGGCCGTGTGGTGGTCCTCGGGCACCGACACCCCGTACGTCGGCGCCGGCATCGGGGCGCCGCAGATGCTGCTCGCGGCCGCCGGGCTGAGCAACGTCTTCGCGGACGTGCACGACACCTGGACGTCCGTCGGGTGGGAGCAGGTCGTCGCGGCCGACCCCGACGTGCTCGTCCTCGTGGACTCGGCGTGGAACTCCGCGCAGAAGAAGATGGACTTCCTCGCGACGCACCCGGCCGCCTCGCAGCTCACGGCCGTGCGCGAGCAGCGCTACGTGGTGGTCCCGTTCGCGGCGACCGAGGCGGGCGTCCGCAACGCGCAGGCCGCGGCCGACGTCGCGGACGCCGTGCGCGCGCTCGACGCAGGGACCCCGGCCCCCGACGCGACCACCGAGGACTGA
- a CDS encoding ice-binding family protein, with amino-acid sequence MALAVALASSAQAAPIPVPLATADAFAILAGTGITNTGSTTVEGDIGTFPTPAITGADSIEQTGATHAADEVADQAKTDLVTAYDHAAGQKPVLAVPVELGGLKLTSGVYSSDDELDITGTLTLDGGGDPGAVFVFQTPSTLITATDSAVALVNGAQACNVYWQVGSSATLGERTRLAGTVMALETISLNTGATVDGRVLARDGAVTLNSNTIIRPACATPTPSASPTVGPGTTAGPVPGDGASAAPGTGVGAGTGAGTGAGSGPQVPRVPVGGVQTGDGSSMGSLGGAPVALALAGGVALVAGVLRLRARRPSPAA; translated from the coding sequence GTGGCCCTCGCGGTCGCCCTGGCCTCGAGCGCGCAGGCGGCGCCGATCCCGGTGCCGCTGGCCACGGCGGACGCCTTCGCGATCCTCGCGGGCACCGGTATCACGAACACCGGCTCGACGACCGTCGAGGGCGACATCGGCACGTTCCCGACGCCGGCCATCACAGGCGCGGACTCGATCGAGCAGACCGGCGCGACCCACGCGGCCGACGAGGTCGCCGACCAGGCCAAGACGGATCTCGTCACCGCCTACGACCACGCCGCGGGTCAGAAGCCGGTCCTCGCGGTGCCGGTCGAGCTCGGTGGCCTGAAGCTGACGTCGGGCGTCTACTCCTCGGACGACGAGCTCGACATCACCGGCACCCTGACCCTCGACGGCGGCGGCGACCCGGGCGCGGTCTTCGTCTTCCAGACCCCGTCCACGCTGATCACGGCGACCGACAGCGCGGTCGCGCTCGTCAACGGCGCCCAGGCCTGCAACGTGTACTGGCAGGTCGGCAGCTCGGCCACGCTGGGCGAGCGGACGCGGCTCGCCGGGACCGTCATGGCCCTGGAGACGATCAGCCTGAACACAGGGGCGACGGTCGACGGTCGCGTCCTGGCGCGCGACGGCGCCGTGACGCTGAACTCGAACACGATCATCCGCCCGGCGTGCGCGACGCCCACGCCGAGCGCCTCGCCCACCGTGGGCCCGGGCACGACCGCCGGACCGGTCCCGGGTGACGGCGCGAGCGCCGCCCCGGGCACGGGGGTCGGCGCGGGCACGGGGGCCGGCACGGGTGCCGGCAGCGGCCCGCAGGTCCCGCGCGTCCCGGTCGGCGGGGTGCAGACGGGCGACGGCAGCAGCATGGGGTCGCTGGGCGGCGCGCCCGTGGCCCTCGCCCTCGCCGGCGGCGTCGCCCTGGTCGCGGGCGTCCTGCGGCTGCGCGCGCGTCGTCCGTCCCCGGCGGCGTGA
- a CDS encoding putative F420-0 ABC transporter permease subunit, with protein sequence MPHPSAGPTRSLRRDAAPADVGGAGSRAPLRPPLTLLVGTGLAALVVTLLVAVTIGPADLAVGEVVRSVLAHVGLREADVPRLHDAIVWDLRLPRVLTAAAVGAGLAVAGAVMQSLTRNPLADPYLLGLSSGASLGAVAVLVLGVGLLLPVAAFAGALLALVATLALARTGGTLTPTRAVLAGLAVSQLAAAATSFVIFWTATGDSYREILSWLMGSLAGATWSSVTIAAGALVVVGTVVLLAAGRLDAFAFGDTAAAALGVDVERTRWAMMTLVALLTGAMVAVSGAIGFVGLVLPHAVSVVTGPAHRRLLPVAGLAGAVLLVWADTLARTVFDPRELPVGIVTALIGVPVFAVLLRRGRGGTWS encoded by the coding sequence ATGCCGCACCCCAGCGCCGGCCCGACCCGCTCCCTCCGCCGCGACGCGGCCCCCGCCGACGTCGGCGGCGCCGGGTCGCGTGCACCGCTGCGCCCGCCCCTGACGCTGCTGGTGGGCACAGGGCTGGCCGCCCTGGTGGTGACGCTGCTGGTCGCGGTGACCATCGGGCCGGCCGACCTGGCGGTCGGCGAGGTCGTGCGGTCGGTGCTCGCGCACGTCGGCCTGCGGGAGGCCGACGTGCCGCGCCTGCACGACGCGATCGTGTGGGACCTGCGGCTGCCGCGGGTCCTGACGGCCGCTGCCGTGGGGGCCGGGCTCGCCGTCGCGGGCGCCGTCATGCAGTCCCTGACGCGCAACCCGCTGGCCGACCCGTACCTGCTGGGGCTGTCGTCGGGCGCGTCCCTGGGTGCGGTGGCCGTGCTCGTGCTGGGCGTGGGGCTGCTGCTGCCGGTCGCCGCGTTCGCGGGCGCCCTGCTCGCGCTCGTCGCGACGCTCGCGCTCGCCCGCACGGGCGGCACGCTCACGCCGACCCGCGCCGTCCTCGCCGGCCTGGCGGTGTCCCAGCTCGCGGCGGCGGCGACGTCCTTCGTCATCTTCTGGACCGCGACCGGGGACTCGTACCGCGAGATCCTGTCGTGGCTCATGGGGTCGCTCGCTGGCGCGACGTGGTCGTCCGTGACGATCGCGGCGGGCGCGCTGGTCGTGGTGGGGACGGTCGTCCTGCTCGCGGCCGGGCGGCTGGACGCGTTCGCGTTCGGGGACACCGCCGCAGCGGCGTTGGGCGTCGACGTCGAGCGGACGCGCTGGGCGATGATGACGCTCGTGGCGCTGCTCACGGGCGCGATGGTCGCCGTCTCGGGCGCCATCGGGTTCGTCGGGCTGGTCCTGCCGCACGCGGTCTCGGTCGTGACGGGGCCCGCCCACCGACGGCTGCTGCCCGTGGCCGGGCTGGCAGGGGCCGTGCTGCTGGTGTGGGCGGACACCCTGGCACGGACGGTCTTCGACCCGCGGGAGCTACCGGTCGGTATCGTGACCGCGCTGATCGGCGTGCCGGTGTTCGCGGTGCTGCTGCGCCGAGGACGGGGTGGCACGTGGAGCTGA
- a CDS encoding HhH-GPD-type base excision DNA repair protein, which produces MTDTLWMTGDDAADRLLDSDPFALLVGMLLDQQVPMETAFAGPAKIADRMSGWDVHRIADADPEEFAALCATPPAVHRYPGSMAGRIQAVARAVVDEYDGDVTRIWTADDPDGRTVLRRLKALPGFGDQKARIFLALLGKQRGVQPAGWREAAGSYGDDEFRSIADVRDAASLGKVRETKRAAKAAAKAAR; this is translated from the coding sequence ATGACCGACACGCTGTGGATGACGGGCGACGACGCCGCGGACCGCCTGCTCGACTCCGACCCGTTCGCGCTGCTCGTCGGCATGCTCCTCGACCAGCAGGTGCCGATGGAGACGGCCTTCGCCGGACCGGCGAAGATCGCGGACCGCATGTCCGGCTGGGACGTGCACCGCATCGCCGACGCGGACCCCGAGGAGTTCGCCGCGCTGTGCGCCACACCGCCCGCGGTGCACCGCTACCCCGGGTCGATGGCGGGGCGCATCCAGGCGGTCGCGCGCGCGGTCGTCGACGAGTACGACGGTGACGTCACCCGGATCTGGACCGCGGACGACCCCGACGGGCGGACGGTCCTGCGCCGCCTGAAGGCCCTGCCCGGGTTCGGCGACCAGAAGGCGCGCATCTTCCTCGCGCTGCTCGGCAAGCAGCGCGGCGTGCAGCCCGCGGGCTGGCGCGAGGCCGCCGGCTCCTACGGTGACGACGAGTTCCGGTCGATCGCGGACGTCCGCGACGCCGCGTCGCTGGGGAAGGTGCGCGAGACGAAGCGGGCCGCCAAGGCCGCCGCCAAGGCCGCCCGCTGA
- a CDS encoding class F sortase gives MAASVPVRVEIPAIGVDSELMRLGLQDDGTMEVPPAGFPAGWYDGAPTPGELGPAVIAGHVDWTTGPGVFYDLAQLAVGDEIRVGRADGTTPVFAVTAVQEHPKDEFPTAAVYGDIDHAGLRLITCGGDWDRSVRHYTANVVVFAELVHPG, from the coding sequence ATGGCGGCCTCCGTCCCCGTCCGGGTGGAGATCCCCGCGATCGGCGTCGACTCCGAGCTGATGCGGCTGGGCCTTCAGGACGACGGCACCATGGAGGTGCCGCCCGCAGGGTTCCCCGCGGGCTGGTACGACGGCGCGCCGACCCCGGGTGAGCTCGGCCCGGCGGTCATCGCCGGTCACGTCGACTGGACCACCGGACCCGGCGTCTTCTACGACCTCGCGCAGCTGGCCGTCGGCGACGAGATCCGGGTGGGCCGCGCCGACGGGACGACGCCCGTGTTCGCCGTCACGGCGGTGCAGGAGCATCCGAAGGACGAGTTCCCCACGGCGGCCGTGTACGGCGACATCGACCACGCGGGGCTGCGCCTGATCACCTGCGGTGGCGACTGGGACCGGTCGGTGCGCCACTACACGGCGAACGTCGTGGTCTTCGCGGAGCTCGTGCACCCGGGCTGA
- a CDS encoding putative F420-0 ABC transporter ATP-binding protein: MELSIAGVGTRLGGRWVVDGVDATPPAGALTGLLGPNGAGKTTLLRLVAGLLEPQAGAVLVSDPGAADPVAAVPVHAMPRRLRARHVALLEQSSDAAVPLSVREVVALGRIPYRTLWGTDTDPGAVERALVAASATHLADRAWSTLSGGERQRVHIARALAQEPSLLLLDEPTNHLDVAAQLSMLAFVRDLRVTSVAALHDLNLAAAFCEHVLVLSAGRLAAAGPPAEVLTPTLLRQVYGVDADVLTHPRTGRPVIALTGRSPDAGERAG; encoded by the coding sequence GTGGAGCTGAGCATCGCGGGCGTCGGCACGCGCCTCGGGGGCCGATGGGTCGTCGACGGCGTCGACGCGACTCCTCCGGCGGGGGCCCTGACGGGCCTGCTGGGGCCCAACGGCGCGGGCAAGACGACGTTGCTGCGACTGGTCGCGGGACTGCTCGAGCCGCAGGCCGGCGCCGTGCTCGTGAGCGACCCCGGCGCGGCCGACCCCGTCGCCGCCGTGCCCGTGCACGCGATGCCCCGACGCCTCCGCGCGCGCCACGTCGCGCTGCTCGAGCAGTCGTCGGACGCGGCCGTGCCCCTGAGCGTGCGCGAGGTGGTCGCGCTCGGGCGCATCCCGTACCGCACGCTGTGGGGCACGGACACCGACCCGGGTGCCGTGGAGCGCGCGCTGGTGGCCGCGTCCGCGACGCACCTGGCGGACCGCGCGTGGTCGACCCTGTCCGGCGGTGAGCGGCAGCGCGTGCACATCGCGCGCGCGCTCGCCCAGGAGCCGTCGCTGCTCCTGCTCGACGAGCCGACGAACCACCTCGACGTGGCCGCGCAGCTCTCGATGCTCGCCTTCGTGCGGGACCTGCGGGTCACGAGCGTCGCGGCCCTGCACGACCTCAACCTCGCGGCGGCGTTCTGCGAGCACGTCCTCGTGCTGTCGGCCGGCCGGCTCGCGGCCGCCGGACCGCCGGCCGAGGTGCTGACACCCACCCTGCTGCGTCAGGTGTACGGCGTGGATGCCGACGTGCTGACGCACCCCCGCACCGGTCGGCCGGTGATCGCCCTCACCGGCCGGTCCCCCGACGCGGGCGAGCGAGCCGGGTGA
- a CDS encoding WXG100 family type VII secretion target, whose protein sequence is MANIDVSYQEMRDAATRLTAGQDEITNRLAELRAFIESLVSSGFVTDQASVAFGESYRQFTQGATDTVGALTSLGEYLRAAAATLEDADAQLAAGLRG, encoded by the coding sequence ATGGCGAACATCGACGTCAGCTACCAGGAGATGCGGGACGCGGCGACGCGGCTGACCGCCGGGCAGGACGAGATCACCAACCGCCTGGCCGAGCTGCGCGCGTTCATCGAGTCGCTCGTGTCGTCCGGCTTCGTCACCGACCAGGCGTCCGTCGCGTTCGGCGAGTCGTACCGCCAGTTCACCCAGGGTGCGACCGACACGGTCGGTGCGCTGACGTCGCTGGGCGAGTACCTGCGCGCCGCGGCCGCGACCCTGGAGGACGCCGACGCCCAGCTCGCCGCCGGTCTGCGCGGCTGA
- a CDS encoding FtsK/SpoIIIE domain-containing protein, translating to MRTRLTYRRPVPDRVVEVDVVVTADAGATVGDVADTLVRAEAAAGRAVPGPVTLALAPPDGGAPRTLQRRAGLAEAGLRAGSTVALTPAVEGPSGTGVSPHDAHARLTVVSGPQAGLEVHLPRGTTTIGRGPGSDVRLSDPMVSTTHARVVVGDTVEVVDAGSSNGVVIGWGRVDRAVVGPRDYVVLGETILTLTRVRPADGSGDGAAVVAFNRSPRVVPVHPERTVEAPAPPEPARPGRFPLVALAAPVVLGAVLYAVMPRPTTLVLLALSPLLLVAGWVDKRFTERRRLKEETATFRASLDALEQDLEAASQEERRVRLGELASTAQAVRAARDLGPVLWSRRPGEPAFLVLRVGVGRSASRTTVRLPPRGRAGAEHWALVEALVTRFADVDGVPVGVGLRDAGTVGVAGARTHVDGVARALVAQLVCLHAPSELVVTGVASSSSRDRWDWLKWLPHVASPHSPLAGPHLAADPVTSTAVVTALEELVAARQALGRRGESAEPAVLLVVEDDAQAERGRLVRLAEDGPDVGVHVLWCAAQVDALPAACHAFVALDDGGARVGRTRDGAWDDVVCERLDVPAATDLARRLAAVVDDGTPVVDESDLPRGVGQLSLLGPEVADDPEAVVERWHETGSVVARTGTPVRRRGDAGLRAVVGQGAAGQFVLDLRTQGPHALVGGTTGSGKSEFLQSWVLGLATAHSPDRVTFLFVDYKGGAAFSDCVELPHAVGLVTDLSPHLVRRALVSLRAELRRREHLLQRKGVKDLLTLERSGDPQTPPSLVIVVDEFAALAADVPQFVDGVVDVAQRGRSLGLHLVLATQRPAGVIKDNLRANTNLRIALRMADEADSADVLGTPLAAGFDPAVPGRGAVRTGPGRLALFQTGYAGGRSSATPPGATVALESLEFGPGEPWDLPPPVGAAPPAEDGPTDLARVVRTVRAAARVEAIPPPRRPWLPELTAVHALEDVVDPARAGLVLGVVDRPARQEQHPWVWDPDAEGSLVVLGTSGSGKSATLRTLAVSAALGTLGAGGPVQVYGLDLGSGGLAMLDELPVVGSIVDGADTERLQRLLRSLRTALDDRATRYATVRAGSLTDYRALTGRQDEPRLLLLIDGLAAFREAHEADAGRTGAWSGLQRLVAEGRPLGVHVAMSAERPGALPTSLAGSVARRLVLRQADESAYGVLDVPKDVLGPASPPGRGVFAGESDEMQVAVPGGRTAPAEQAVAITAVAQRLRAAGVATTPPVRRLPTVVPASSLPDTVDGLPVLGIADDTLAPCGFAPRGTFLLAGMPGSGRTTALVALGDALRRALPDASLYYVGARRSPVRERVAWSGTAGTPEEIASLARDLLPRLAAAPVDGAPVVLVVEAIADLLGGPAEQALTEAVRTARRNDHFVLAESETSTWGSSWPLVAEVRNGRRGLVLQPDHMDGDALFRTAFPRMGRAEFPPGRGVLVEQGRLRRVQLPVPD from the coding sequence GTGCGGACCCGACTGACGTACCGCCGCCCGGTGCCGGACCGCGTCGTCGAGGTGGACGTCGTGGTGACCGCCGACGCGGGTGCGACCGTCGGTGACGTCGCCGACACGCTCGTGCGGGCCGAGGCCGCCGCGGGCCGTGCCGTCCCCGGCCCCGTGACGCTCGCGCTCGCGCCGCCCGACGGCGGGGCGCCGCGCACGCTGCAGCGTCGCGCGGGCCTGGCCGAGGCGGGGTTGCGGGCGGGTTCGACGGTGGCTCTGACGCCCGCGGTCGAGGGGCCGTCCGGCACGGGCGTCTCCCCTCACGACGCGCACGCGCGCCTGACGGTGGTCAGCGGACCGCAGGCGGGCCTCGAGGTGCACCTGCCGCGCGGCACGACGACCATCGGGCGCGGACCGGGCAGCGACGTGCGGCTCAGCGACCCGATGGTCTCGACGACGCACGCCCGCGTCGTCGTCGGCGACACCGTCGAGGTGGTGGACGCCGGGTCGTCGAACGGTGTGGTCATCGGGTGGGGCCGCGTCGACCGGGCCGTCGTGGGGCCGCGCGACTACGTGGTGCTCGGCGAGACCATCCTCACGCTGACGCGCGTGCGGCCGGCGGACGGCTCCGGTGACGGCGCCGCCGTCGTGGCGTTCAACCGCTCGCCGCGCGTCGTGCCCGTGCACCCGGAGCGGACCGTCGAGGCGCCCGCGCCGCCGGAGCCCGCGCGGCCGGGCCGCTTCCCGCTGGTCGCGCTCGCGGCGCCCGTCGTCCTCGGTGCGGTGCTGTACGCGGTGATGCCGCGTCCGACGACGCTGGTCCTCCTCGCGCTGAGCCCGCTGCTGCTCGTCGCGGGGTGGGTCGACAAGAGGTTCACCGAGCGGCGTCGTCTGAAGGAGGAGACGGCGACGTTCCGGGCCTCGCTCGACGCGCTCGAGCAGGACCTCGAGGCGGCCTCGCAGGAGGAGAGGCGGGTGCGGCTGGGTGAGCTGGCCTCGACCGCGCAGGCGGTGCGCGCTGCCCGCGACCTCGGTCCCGTGCTGTGGTCCCGGCGGCCCGGCGAGCCCGCGTTCCTCGTGCTCCGGGTCGGCGTCGGGAGGTCCGCCTCCCGCACCACGGTCCGGCTGCCCCCGCGTGGCCGGGCGGGCGCCGAGCACTGGGCGCTCGTCGAGGCCCTGGTGACGCGGTTCGCCGACGTCGACGGCGTCCCCGTGGGCGTGGGGCTGCGCGACGCCGGCACCGTGGGCGTCGCCGGTGCGCGGACGCACGTCGACGGCGTGGCCCGCGCGCTCGTCGCGCAGCTCGTCTGCCTGCACGCGCCCTCCGAGCTCGTCGTCACCGGCGTCGCGTCGTCGTCGAGCCGCGACCGCTGGGACTGGCTCAAGTGGCTGCCGCACGTCGCCTCGCCGCACAGCCCGCTGGCGGGCCCGCACCTCGCGGCCGACCCCGTGACCTCGACGGCGGTCGTCACGGCGCTGGAGGAGCTGGTCGCCGCGCGCCAGGCGCTGGGGCGGCGCGGCGAGTCCGCCGAGCCCGCGGTGCTCCTCGTGGTCGAGGACGACGCCCAGGCCGAGCGCGGGCGGCTCGTCCGGCTCGCGGAGGACGGCCCGGACGTCGGCGTGCACGTGCTGTGGTGCGCCGCGCAGGTCGACGCACTGCCCGCCGCGTGCCACGCGTTCGTCGCGCTCGACGACGGCGGGGCGCGGGTGGGCCGGACACGTGACGGCGCCTGGGACGACGTCGTCTGCGAGCGGCTCGACGTGCCGGCGGCGACCGACCTCGCGCGCCGGCTCGCGGCCGTCGTGGACGACGGCACGCCCGTGGTCGACGAGTCGGACCTGCCGCGCGGGGTCGGACAGCTGAGCCTGCTCGGGCCGGAGGTGGCCGACGACCCCGAGGCCGTCGTCGAGCGCTGGCACGAGACCGGGTCGGTCGTCGCCCGCACCGGGACGCCCGTGCGGCGACGCGGCGACGCCGGCCTGCGAGCGGTCGTCGGGCAGGGGGCGGCCGGCCAGTTCGTCCTCGACCTGCGGACGCAGGGACCGCACGCGCTGGTCGGCGGCACCACGGGGTCCGGCAAGAGCGAGTTCCTGCAGTCCTGGGTGCTGGGGCTGGCGACCGCGCACAGCCCGGACCGGGTGACGTTCCTGTTCGTCGACTACAAGGGCGGTGCGGCGTTCTCCGACTGCGTCGAGCTCCCGCACGCCGTGGGCCTCGTCACCGACCTGTCGCCGCACCTCGTGCGCCGGGCGCTGGTGTCGCTGCGCGCCGAGCTGCGCCGACGCGAGCACCTCCTGCAGCGCAAGGGGGTCAAGGACCTGCTCACCCTCGAACGGTCCGGGGACCCGCAGACACCGCCGTCGCTGGTCATCGTCGTCGACGAGTTCGCGGCGCTCGCAGCCGACGTGCCGCAGTTCGTCGACGGTGTGGTCGACGTCGCCCAGCGGGGTCGGTCCCTCGGCCTGCACCTCGTCCTGGCGACCCAGCGCCCTGCCGGCGTCATCAAGGACAACCTGCGCGCCAACACCAACCTGCGCATCGCGCTGCGGATGGCCGACGAGGCCGACTCCGCCGACGTCCTCGGCACCCCGCTGGCCGCCGGCTTCGACCCCGCCGTGCCGGGACGCGGGGCCGTGCGCACCGGGCCGGGCCGGCTCGCGCTCTTCCAGACCGGCTACGCGGGCGGGCGGTCGAGCGCGACGCCGCCGGGCGCCACCGTCGCGCTCGAGAGCCTGGAGTTCGGGCCGGGGGAGCCGTGGGACCTGCCGCCACCGGTCGGGGCCGCGCCGCCCGCCGAGGACGGACCGACCGACCTCGCGCGCGTCGTGCGCACGGTGCGTGCGGCGGCCCGCGTCGAGGCGATCCCCCCGCCGCGGCGCCCCTGGCTGCCCGAGCTCACGGCCGTGCACGCGCTCGAGGACGTCGTCGACCCCGCGCGCGCGGGCCTGGTCCTGGGGGTCGTCGACCGGCCGGCGCGTCAGGAGCAGCACCCCTGGGTGTGGGACCCCGACGCCGAGGGGTCCCTCGTGGTGCTCGGCACCAGCGGCTCGGGCAAGTCCGCGACGCTGCGGACGCTGGCCGTCAGCGCGGCGCTCGGCACCCTCGGGGCCGGTGGCCCCGTGCAGGTGTACGGCCTCGACCTCGGCTCGGGCGGACTGGCCATGCTCGACGAGCTGCCCGTCGTCGGGTCGATCGTCGACGGCGCCGACACCGAGCGCCTGCAGCGGCTCCTGCGGAGCCTGCGGACCGCGCTCGACGACCGCGCGACGCGGTACGCGACCGTGCGCGCCGGATCCCTGACCGACTACCGCGCGCTCACCGGACGGCAGGACGAGCCGCGCCTGCTGCTGCTCATCGACGGGCTGGCCGCGTTCCGTGAGGCGCACGAGGCCGACGCCGGGCGCACCGGCGCGTGGTCCGGGCTGCAGCGGCTCGTCGCCGAGGGGCGTCCGCTGGGCGTGCACGTCGCCATGTCCGCCGAGCGGCCCGGTGCGCTGCCCACGTCGCTCGCCGGGAGCGTCGCGCGCCGGCTCGTGCTGCGGCAGGCCGACGAGAGCGCGTACGGCGTCCTCGACGTGCCGAAGGACGTGCTGGGACCGGCGTCGCCGCCCGGGCGCGGTGTCTTCGCCGGCGAGAGCGACGAGATGCAGGTCGCGGTGCCCGGCGGTCGGACGGCTCCCGCCGAGCAGGCGGTCGCGATCACCGCGGTCGCGCAACGGCTGCGCGCGGCGGGAGTCGCCACGACGCCGCCCGTGCGGCGGCTGCCGACCGTCGTCCCCGCGTCGAGCCTGCCGGACACCGTCGACGGCCTGCCGGTGCTCGGGATCGCCGACGACACGCTCGCACCCTGCGGGTTCGCCCCGCGCGGCACGTTCCTGCTGGCCGGGATGCCGGGGTCGGGGCGGACGACGGCGCTCGTCGCCCTCGGGGACGCGCTGCGCCGTGCGCTGCCCGACGCGTCGCTGTACTACGTCGGGGCGCGCCGCTCACCGGTGCGCGAGCGGGTCGCCTGGTCGGGCACCGCCGGCACCCCCGAGGAGATCGCGTCCCTCGCCCGTGACCTGCTGCCCCGGCTCGCCGCGGCGCCGGTCGACGGCGCACCCGTCGTCCTCGTCGTCGAGGCCATCGCCGACCTGCTGGGAGGCCCTGCCGAGCAGGCGCTCACCGAGGCCGTGCGCACCGCCCGGCGCAACGACCACTTCGTCCTCGCGGAGTCGGAGACCAGCACGTGGGGGTCGTCGTGGCCGCTCGTCGCCGAGGTCCGCAACGGACGGCGCGGTCTCGTGCTGCAGCCGGACCACATGGACGGTGACGCGCTGTTCCGCACGGCCTTCCCACGCATGGGGCGTGCCGAGTTCCCGCCCGGACGCGGCGTGCTCGTCGAGCAGGGCCGGCTGCGGCGCGTGCAGCTGCCGGTGCCGGACTGA
- a CDS encoding class I SAM-dependent methyltransferase, which translates to MTRSTSDIAAWDRSARTYAARVGGPDDSFRRRFEPFLDRWLPAGAPHVLDLGCGHGWLGGALAERGARVVGVDGSAELVARARTDHPSLRFEVGDLTAGLPRGLTGPFDVVLSHMVLMDLPVLDRLLADVAARLSDDGVLVASVLHPAFFRQQPVYDDERHRRVTGYLEHEEWWIDDFGGHRHYHRPLAWYVQRLRDAGLALVDMDEPPALPHHRAPKHEWTDDERWFATIPTMLSFAARRR; encoded by the coding sequence ATGACGCGCTCGACCTCCGACATCGCGGCCTGGGACCGGTCCGCCCGGACCTACGCCGCGCGCGTGGGCGGGCCCGATGACTCCTTCCGGCGCAGGTTCGAGCCGTTCCTCGACCGGTGGCTGCCCGCGGGTGCTCCGCACGTCCTGGACCTCGGCTGCGGCCACGGCTGGCTCGGCGGGGCGCTCGCGGAGCGCGGCGCACGGGTCGTCGGCGTGGACGGCAGCGCGGAGCTCGTCGCCCGCGCGCGCACCGACCACCCGAGCCTGCGGTTCGAGGTCGGCGACCTGACCGCCGGTCTCCCGCGGGGCCTGACCGGCCCGTTCGACGTCGTCCTCAGCCACATGGTCCTCATGGACCTCCCGGTGCTCGACCGCCTGCTGGCCGACGTCGCGGCGCGCCTGTCCGACGACGGCGTGCTCGTCGCGTCCGTCCTGCACCCGGCGTTCTTCCGCCAGCAGCCGGTGTACGACGACGAGCGGCACCGGCGCGTCACGGGGTACCTGGAGCACGAGGAGTGGTGGATCGACGACTTCGGCGGGCACCGCCACTACCACCGTCCGCTCGCCTGGTACGTCCAGCGCCTGCGCGATGCTGGGCTGGCGCTCGTCGACATGGACGAGCCCCCGGCACTCCCCCACCATCGCGCACCCAAGCACGAGTGGACCGACGACGAGCGCTGGTTCGCCACGATCCCCACGATGCTGTCGTTCGCGGCGCGCCGGCGCTGA